A single region of the Marinobacter salinus genome encodes:
- a CDS encoding DinB family protein: protein MSLKNHFELLANYNQWMNSKVYEAVGELSATDLTKDRGAFFGSILGTLNHILVGDIIWLKRFAAHPSCLNSLREVAGLQSPTRLDQIVFEDLDSLSRRRIWLDRKIINWIAELSESDLDFVLSYHNTKGIPANKRYSSLVLHFFNHQTHHRGQVSTLLSQAGLDIGVTDLLAQIPEEAHV, encoded by the coding sequence ATGAGCCTGAAAAATCACTTTGAATTGCTAGCCAATTACAACCAGTGGATGAACTCAAAAGTTTATGAGGCTGTGGGAGAGCTCTCTGCAACAGATTTAACTAAAGACCGTGGGGCCTTTTTTGGCTCCATTCTGGGAACTCTCAATCACATCCTCGTTGGCGACATCATCTGGCTCAAACGATTTGCGGCCCATCCCTCCTGCCTGAACTCGTTGCGAGAGGTCGCTGGTCTTCAAAGTCCGACTCGCCTGGATCAGATAGTCTTTGAAGACCTTGATAGCTTATCTCGGCGCCGGATCTGGTTGGATCGCAAGATTATCAACTGGATAGCAGAGCTATCCGAAAGTGATCTGGATTTCGTTCTCAGCTACCACAACACCAAAGGGATTCCTGCTAACAAGCGATATTCGAGCCTAGTTCTTCATTTCTTTAACCATCAGACTCACCATCGTGGCCAAGTGTCTACGTTGCTATCACAGGCTGGCTTGGATATCGGGGTTACTGACCTGTTGGCTCAGATTCCGGAGGAGGCTCATGTATAA